A single region of the Kwoniella botswanensis chromosome 1, complete sequence genome encodes:
- a CDS encoding 26S protease regulatory subunit 4, with the protein MGQAPSSGAPGGGKRDGKDNKDKKSKWEPPIPTRVGKKKKRGPDASSRLPAVYPTTRCKLKMLKMERIKDYLLMEEEFVANQASQSGEDRTAADRTRVDELRGSPMGVGSLEEIIDDDHAIVSVGNGPEYYVGIMSFVDKDLLEPGCSVLLHHKTHAVVGVLADDTDPMVSVMKLDKAPTESYADIGGLETQIQEIKESVELPLTHPELYEEMGIRPPKGVILYGVPGTGKTLLAKAVANQTSATFLRIVGSELIQKYLGDGPKLVRELFRVAEENAPSIVFIDEIDAVGTKRYDSTSGGEREIQRTMLELLNQLDGFDTRGDVKVIMATNRIESLDPALIRPGRIDRKIEFPLPDTKTKRHIFKLHTSRMSLADDVDLEELVMTKDDLSGADIKAVCKRRMRVTKADFTTAREKPAGLYL; encoded by the exons ATG GGTCAAGCTCCATCGAGTGGTGCGCCTGGAGGTGGTAAaagggatgggaaggataACAAAGACAAG AAATCGAAATGGGAACCACCCATCCCAACCAGAgtaggaaagaagaagaagagaggtcCAGATGCATCATCGAGACTTCCAGCAGTCTATCCCACGACTCGATGCAAGCTCAAGATGCtcaagatggagaggatCAAAGATTATTtgttgatggaggaggaaTTCGTCGCCAATCAAGCATCACAATCTGGTGAAGATCGTACCGCGGCTGATCGTACTCGAGTGGATGAACTCAGAGGATCGCCTATGGGAGTTGGATCTTTGGAGGagattatcgatgatgatcacgCTATCGTATCTGTTGGGAACGGTCCAGAATATTACGTTGGAATCATGTCTTTTGTCGATAAAGATCTGTTAGAACCCGGATGTTCGGTACTGCTACACCACAAAACCCACGCCGTTGTTGGTGTTCTCGCCGATGACACCGATCCTATGGTCTCGGTGATGAAGCTTGACAAAGCTCCTACGGAAAGTTACGCAGACATCGGTGGTTTGGAAACCCAAATCCAGGAGATAAAAGAATCGGTAGAACTTCCTCTTACTCATCCCGAATTATACGAAGAGATGGGTATCCGACCTCCGAAGGGTGTTATTCTGTACGGTGTGCCCGGTACAGGTAAAACGCTACTTGCTAAAGCCGTAGCCAACCAAACATCAGCCACTTTCTTGCGTATCGTCGGATCGGAACTCATCCAGAAGTACTTGGGAGATGGTCCAAAGTTGGTTCGGGAATTGTTCAGAGTAGCAGAGGAAAACGCGCCAAGTATCGTATTCATTGATGAAATTGATGCGGTCGGTACCAAGCGATATGATTCGACGTCTGGTGGTGAAAGGGAGATTCAGCGAACCATGTTGGAGTTACTGAATCAATTGGATGGTTTCGACACCAGAGGGGATGTAAAGGTTATTATGGCAACGAACAGG ATTGAATCCCTCGATCCCGCTCTTATTCGACCTGGCCGAATAGATCGAAAGATTG AATTTCCTTTACCGGACACGAAAACCAAACGACATATCTTCAAGCTTCATACGTCAAGGATGTCTTTGGCTGATGATGTCGATCTGGAGGAATTGGTCATGACAAAGGATGATCTTTCCGGAGCCGACATCAAGGCTGTGTGCA AGAGACGTATGCGAGTCACCAAAGCC GATTTTACTACTGCCAGAGAGAAG CCTGCCGGTCTGTATTTATAG
- a CDS encoding cytosolic Fe-S cluster assembly factor NBP35, protein MIAVQSPLPPPSPLPLGPTSTVLPSSVPDNAPEHCPGVESSQAGKADACEGCPNQAVCAEGPKGPDPDLPLIRERMKSVKRKVLVLSGKGGVGKSTFSAGLSWALAADEECQTGIMDIDICGPSIPLLMGLSSSTIHTSSSGWSPAYALDNLAVMSIGFLLPSNSDAVIWRGPKKNGLIKQFLKDVEWGDLDYMVVDTPPGTSDEHLSIVQYLKETGIDGAVLVTTPQEVALQDVRKEIDFCRKVGIPILGLVENMSGFVCPKCKNENQIFAPTTGGAEAMGKELGIELLGKVPLDPRIGMTCDQGMSFLDEYPDSPATIAYLDIVQRIREILGDE, encoded by the exons ATGATAGCTGTACAATCACCTCTGCCTCCCCCatcaccccttcctctcGGCCCTACTTCTACCGTCCTACCCTCATCTGTCCCCGACAACGCCCCGGAACATTGTCCT GGCGTGGAATCATCTCAAGCGGGAAAGGCCGATGCATGCGAAGGATGTCCGAATCAAGCTGTTTGCGCAGAAGGACCAAAAGGACCGGATCCGGATTTACCGCTGATtagagagaggatgaagtcgGTCAAGAGAAAGGTTTTGGTCTTGTCTGGTAAAGGTGGAGTGGGGAAAAGCACATTTTCAGCTGGATTGTCATGGGCTTTAGctgcagatgaagaatgtcAG ACTGGTATAATGGATATCGACATTTGTGGACCCTCCATACCCTTGCTAATGGgtttatcatcatctaccatacACACCTCCTCATCCGGCTGGTCTCCAGCTTACGCCCTCGATAATCTCGCTGTCATGTCCATAGGATTCTTATTGCCTTCCAACTCTGATGCGGTCATATGGAGAGGACCCAAGAAGAACGGATTGATAAAGCAGTTTTTGAAAGATGTGGAGTGGGGAGATCTAGATTATATGGTAGTGGATACACCACCTGGAACGTCAGACGAACATCTCTCCATCGTTCAGTACCTCAAAGAAACTGGAATAGACGGAGCGGTGCTGGTCACTACACCTCAAGAAGTAGCATTGCAAGATGTGAGGAAAGAAATTGATTTCTGTCGGAAGGTGGGGATACCCATCTTGGGCTTAGTAGAGAACATGTCAGGTTTCGTTTGTCCGAAATGTAAGAATGAGAATCAGATATTCGCTCCTACAACGGGTGGCGCAGAAGCTATGGGTAAAGAGCTGGGAATAGAATTGTTAGGCAAAGTACCGCTTGATCCTAGAATTGGAATGACCTGTGATCAAGGAATGAGCTTCTTGGACGAATATCCTGATAGTCCTGCGACTATCGCATATCTAGATATTGTACAGAGGATAAGAGAGATTTTGGGAGACGAATAG